The DNA region tttaatgtCAAATCAACCAGTACAtttgaaaacttcattaaagAAAGGAAACAGCACAACACTTGAAAGTAAACAGCACAACAGCAATATTATCAAAGctaattgttttaaacaaaacacgGCAAAATTATCTCGTGAATatgatgttaaaaatgaaaaaaaaattgtatcatttGATGAAAACCATTTGCAGTTACGTGATTCTggagaaagcaaaaatattgctttctcAGATCCGAAAAAActgtgtaaatttaatttatttgcagaaaaaaatgacaaaactaatgaaaattccATTCAATCATCTCGCTGtaataagaaagaaatgatGCGggataattattctaaaaagaagCAACAAAACCAGGATCTAGGTTCAAAACCATTTATGAATTTCCGAAACAATAGACTTTATCAGCCAGCGAGCGTAATCCTAACtgatatctttaaaaagaatgtttggCTGAATAAGTTATCCCCCACAAGAAAAGTCAACGGGAGGTTTATTTTCTGTTTGGAATCATTAACACCACAACTCATTAGTACAAATGTATGCGATTCCAAGTATTTTCCACAACCAGTTGTagtattaaaagattttaagaaagtGAAAAACAACTTGAAAATAGACTCTTCTATAAACAAGCAGCCATCtgatcaatttatttcattacccAGAGTTCTTTTGCATGATATAAGGAAGTTTTCAATAGAGCAAGAAGGTGCTCTAACGCATAAATCCAATCAAGTGAAGCAAAACATTTGGAGGGAAATGGCAACAGAGTCTCCTGCAATTCACAGtaggaaagttaaaaatacacaGAAATGTCGATACAATCTTGAATTTCCGAGCAGCAAGCAAGCTTCAAAATTTGAGAAAGATAATCGTTTTGATAAGAAGCGTAAACTCTTGGTGAAAAAGGTtgattcaaatacaaaaaaattgaagctgTTATCCGACCGAAAACTTCCTCTTGTACCCAGGGTGCTTTTGCATGACATATACAAAGGAGCATCCGATGTTCAAAGAAATGAAACCATCCTTGAAAAAATTCGAGACGAACATAGTTCTCCTGTAAGTAAACAAGTTtcggaatataaaaaaaagaaaaattttcctcCTCGAATTAAACAATTGGAGAAAACTGTTGCTTCAAAtacgatatatttaaaaaaattatgcgatCGTAAACTCCTCCTTGTACCTAGAGTCATATTACATGACATATTCAAAGATGCAGCAAACAGCCAAACTCAGGAAACAATAGCTGACAACATTCGTAACCAAAGCAGCTCATCAATGggcaagaaattttcagaattaaaagagaagaagaatCTGCCTAATAAACACAAATTTCGTCGAAAACCGATTATTCTAGCATGAAAGATTAGAAAAAGCTTACACACTAAAATCCTTACTGCACCTTAAAGTGCAATTGCATGATGATTTTGTCCTATCTCTGTTATACGAAGGAGAGATAGGACTTTCCAGAACGAGATCATCATTTCGTCAAAATTTAACGCGCATCCTTTCctcaaaatttaacattagttCTTTTGTTAAGATTTAGCATAAATTCCATTCGAGATAGCAGACTGCTGTCCTTGAcactattagatttttttttagctcctaccatgttaattgaaaaatattaaataagttgaCGAAAATGAATTTCAGTACATTGTATACCATATACAATCGTGCACAAACGGAGAgtattgttttcttattattataacaaGTGTTTAACTTATAAGTCAACTTATTTAttactcttttaaattatttaatacaaatattgtgAAAACAAAACAACTTGTCTAGACTGTAagggtaataaaaatttattaaaaatataactgcaTAAATctgttgttaattattttatttttaatgttatgctTTCATTTGCGTAGAAATTGCTGATAGTTAAAGTTATTGGTAAGTACAGTAATATATAAAACCActatttttttgcttgaattgaaaaaattgtaagcaTCCatgataaactaattaattttataaatccgTATTATTATACATACTGCTTATTTGACAATATATTGATGGTGTTATTCACACTCCCTGCAATTTTTCCATGCATTGTCATATAACATcaatggtattttaaaattgttacaaatataagttaaaaaaaatagtgattgtATTACTTGTTCTAACTCAGTTTTAGGAAGTGGAAGGTGTtacagaaattttcttaaatggataaaaccttataaaaatgatagaactaaattattttttttcaatgtttagaagaaaagttattaattgtttgtaAAGAATTTCGCTCAAGCTGacacttttgaaaatttggtacaaaaaagttttttttttaaaaaaaattatacaatcaaactagtttttttttcagcgtttggaaaaaaaattgttaattatttaaaaaaaatttcgctcaCATATTGACTTTTTTGAGAATTTGGTAcaatcaaattagttttttttttcagcatttacaagaaatttttttaattattttaaaaaatttcacccaaactgatatttttgaaaatttattttggcacTTATCCGTTAGTCGGAAGcaattcaattcaaatattttaatttaattatttttattaattttttagcaaaaaaatgttcatatctcaattaaataaataaataaataaaaattaaaaaattaaaaattaattaaaaaaataaatgattgaatttACTAATGGCTAATgagaaaatacttattttaaaaaccaacttaaacgaaacaaaaaatttttcacagttaAGTTCCAAATCTCAAGATCTCACTGTATCGGAGAGCTTAGCAGAGAAACGCACAAGttgacattttgaaaacatttatctttCAGCTTTAGGAATATGTCTCAAGTATAGAACATTAAATTACCTCATATAATCCTTCAGTAAGACCGtccttaaaatttactttgtaaaagCTTTTTGACGTTTATGTACTTGATAGTTAAGCTGAttcttgcaaatatttaacatgcgtcttataaatatttaatatataagttattaagcataaaaatattatttaaacatgtttctttttttaagtttttcagttATGGCATGGCcattttttactatactttTCCTGCTACAAAttcgttgaaaataaaaaataaaaatataatttgaaattttgatacaGTGTactatcagaaaaatattagaataatgttgtaatgttgttttcttttaacgAATTTCATCCATACACAAACTTAGCACAGAAAAACCTGAttgatttcaagaaatatttctttgaaaactttattatgCAATCAAATAATGATCTAAAACGTACGagttgtttattaaaatgaaatcaggGGGGCTATCTTCGCTTCACTACTGGTCAGTTCACTACTGAAAAGTCGAACCGACGATTTCAAGACATCATTTTCATACATTGCATCATTCATAGTACCTGTTATAAAGACACGAAGGGGTGTGCAAACATCCGACATGATGTCAATCCACATCCGGTCAATCTAGCCGACTTTGccataaaatgttcaatttctCGAACATTGGAGGATAGGTCTTCCATGTAAAAGCATAAACGAGGAACGTGCTATTGATCTTCCATTATCCANaattaggtttttttttttttcagcgttctgaaaaaaatttttagttatttaagaacaatttcGCTCACGTAttgagttttttgaaaatttggcgcaaccaaattagttttttttttttaaaaaaattgttagataactgaatttttttaattattttagaaaaatttcagcCAAACtgatacttttgaaaacttattttggcACTTATCCGTTAGTCGGAAGCAATTCaattcaactattttaatttaattacttttattaattttttagcagaaaaattttaatatctcaattaaataaataaatgaaaataaaaaattaataaaaaaataaatgattgaatttACATTTACTCGGCTAATGGgaaagtacttattttaaaaaccaacttaaggaagacaaaaaaatttcacagttAAGTTCCAAATCTCAAGATCTCACTGTATCGGAGAGCTTAGCAGAGAAACGCACAAGttgacattttgaaaacatttatctttCAGCTTTAGGAATATGTCTCAAGTATAGAACATTAAATTACCTCATATAATCCTTCAGTAAGACCGtccttaaaatttactttgtaaaagCTTTTTGACGTTTATGTACTTGATAGTTAAGCTGAttcttgcaaatatttaacatgcgtcttataaatatttaatatataagttattaagcataaaaatgttatttaagcatgtttctttttttaagtttctcaaTTACGGCATGACCATTTATTACGGTGTCTTgggatattcatccactttCAGATGcacctggataatttttttaaaaaattctttccgcacatgcgctgtataaagcaactacttcaattactcttatctggcgcagtttttattattatttttttaattttaaagcaataattttgttatcagtttaaaattgattcaaacactttgtttaatttttttaaatatttaagctatagcaaaaggggcactagacctagtatatatttcggacatttaccaatgGTCTAATCATACTAGGtctggttaagtgccattgcccggtatacatttgcccggtatatcctacactgatgtttttttaaggtcaagtgccactgaccggtatacatttgcccggtataccctacactgatgttttttaaggtcaagtgccactgcccggtatacatttgcctggtataccctacactgattttttttaagatcaagtgccactgcccggtatatatttgcccgatactccaaacactgatatTTGTtgtaatctatcgtcagtaagtactaaaatatcgaataactgtaattatatccatgaataaattaatatcaaatctgatgtaataaatatttcgggcATTCGCCAAGGCgactaatttgattgtcaacattcaccggtgaaagtcaacaaacaccaatttcggtcattcacagtaacatgcacatcatttacataataacctcatcaggacgattatttcatactttgcctaaatagcatccggcatttcaaaaaataaaaataattggttttgttggTGATGATCTCGTAAGGCGATAAAGAATCATGCATAGTACAGGTAAGGAAGATGTTAACCTCAAaggaaaagtggatgaataccTCAAGGAACCTTTATTACTATAGTTTTCCTGCTACAAAttcgttgaaaataaaaaaataaaaatataatttaaaattttgatacagtgtactatcagaaaaatattagaataatgttgtaatgttgttttcttttaacgAATTACATCCATACACAAACTTAACGCAGAAAAACCTGAaagatttcaagaaatatttcgttGAAAACTTTCTTATGCAATCAAATAATGTTCTAAAACGCACGAATTGtcgtttattaaaatgaaatcaggGCCATCTTCGCTTCACTACTGGGACGGAGTCAAAGAAACTCCAGGCTTATTTCCTTTGTACCAATGGTAGGTGGGGGGAATCAGCCAGTTCCTGAGAAGCTTCAAGGCATCATTTTTTGCATCATTCATAGTACCTGTTATAAAGACACGAAGAGGTGTCCAAGCATCCGACATGATGCCAATCCAGACCGGGTCAATCTAGCCGACTTTGCCATAGTGTTCGATTTCTCGAACATCGGAGGATAGATCCTCTAGTGTGCGCGTAGGTGTGCTCCGGTCCCGGTCACACCTCCTGCAACCGGTGGGAGCATAGAAATGTACTTTGgaacctttttctttcttttttttttcttatttaggaGAGCAGTTTGTTCTCATAgcattttaacaaacaaacacGTTTGGCAACTTAGAGCCCATCATCTGGAACATGAATGTTCGACCGTATTAAATCAATACCTCATCAATGAGAGAGAGAAGTcctctgcacgggttaccataaacaaaaaaattatatccttcAGTAGTCCTAACGCAATGACAAAGGGCAGGGagagcctggttggtagggagctgggcccatgtccaagaggtcatgggttcgatcccctcctggcgaagactccccgtgcagtaaatggtgacggatgcacgttaaatctgtcgagtctcaaagtcctccatgttcccataacaaatcatatttctgggagtactgatccaagagtttccttgtcttccgtattggttcaaaattacaaggctacggagttgaacattagtagtcgtaaac from Parasteatoda tepidariorum isolate YZ-2023 chromosome 2, CAS_Ptep_4.0, whole genome shotgun sequence includes:
- the LOC139427194 gene encoding uncharacterized protein; translation: MRSQARISHLNEKNNIERISNSSDIYEKENKCVKIVEEQVNECCFSQNNVTPAKNSKYSTSTSEVYILHEDGRNFDEKSTEKWAIIEGNEISSSNIHKNLVGKENVSPETSNEKDSFLKSLLLTKNLVSVTGHNNLIQEGKYIIASKSKTMKNTKKCSKLAKTTYIEDEAIQNEKSQSHEDLNGVKSLKRDASGFAKNQQFKTLMSNQPVHLKTSLKKGNSTTLESKQHNSNIIKANCFKQNTAKLSREYDVKNEKKIVSFDENHLQLRDSGESKNIAFSDPKKLCKFNLFAEKNDKTNENSIQSSRCNKKEMMRDNYSKKKQQNQDLGSKPFMNFRNNRLYQPASVILTDIFKKNVWLNKLSPTRKVNGRFIFCLESLTPQLISTNVCDSKYFPQPVVVLKDFKKVKNNLKIDSSINKQPSDQFISLPRVLLHDIRKFSIEQEGALTHKSNQVKQNIWREMATESPAIHSRKVKNTQKCRYNLEFPSSKQASKFEKDNRFDKKRKLLVKKVDSNTKKLKLLSDRKLPLVPRVLLHDIYKGASDVQRNETILEKIRDEHSSPVSKQVSEYKKKKNFPPRIKQLEKTVASNTIYLKKLCDRKLLLVPRVILHDIFKDAANSQTQETIADNIRNQSSSSMGKKFSELKEKKNLPNKHKFRRKPIILA